From one Vicinamibacteria bacterium genomic stretch:
- a CDS encoding sigma factor-like helix-turn-helix DNA-binding protein, which produces AVPLSLTELNGATQKDAAERMGLTLSAMKSRVSRGRRKLKELLLECCHIELDRRRGIADFESRNTPSCACTDQKRT; this is translated from the coding sequence ACGCCGTTCCTCTCTCGCTCACGGAACTCAATGGGGCCACTCAAAAAGATGCCGCCGAACGGATGGGCCTGACTCTGTCAGCGATGAAGTCTCGGGTATCCCGCGGACGCCGCAAGCTCAAAGAGCTCTTACTCGAGTGTTGTCATATCGAGCTGGACCGGCGACGAGGGATCGCCGATTTCGAGTCGCGGAATACACCTTCCTGCGCGTGCACAGATCAGAAGCGAACCTGA